Genomic segment of bacterium:
CGAGGGACACGGCGCCCTGGGCCACCAGGGCCGTCTGGTCGGCGATCGCCGCGCCGTGGGAGCCGTCCAGGCTCTGCACGATCACGGCGGCGAAGAGGCTGTAGCCGGGGCCGCCGACCGCCACGTCGGCGCTGGCCTTCAGGACGTCGGGATCGACGCCCTGCTCGAAGTCGGCGGCCACGCCGAGCAGGACGGCCGTGCCCTCGTCCGGCAGGGCGCGGAAGTCGGCGCAGCGCTTGCGGTCCCCGCGCAGGGCGAACTCGCCGCGCGCGGCCAGCGCGATGTCGGTGCGGTCGCCGCCGAGGTCGGTGCCGGCCGAGTAGGAGCCGTCGTGCAGGGCCACGGCCACCCGCGAGCGGGCGAAGTCGCGCATCAGCGCCGCGCCCTCGGCGTAGTCCACGGTGAAGTAGTCGGCGGTGTAGGAGCGCTCGGCGGCCAGCTGGTCGGTGCTGCCGACGTTCTCCTCGCGCAGGAACTCGGGCTTGAACTGGCCGATCCGCAGGCGCCACAGCTGCGGCAGCGCGAGGTCGGCGTAGGCGTACTCGATCTCGATCCCGCCCGAGGCGCGGTCGGCGCCCACCAGGAAGCGGCCGCTCAGACGGCCGTCCTCGGACTTGGCGCGCACGTCCAGGCGCGCGGTCCGCACCTGCATCCCACCCTCGTTGGCGGGTCCGCTGCCGGGCTCGTCGAGGTGCGACAGCATGGCGCGCAGCTGCGTCTCGAGT
This window contains:
- a CDS encoding porin; the protein is MELRRILGPIMTLALAAAIALPAVAGEGPTLKYGLETQLRAMLSHLDEPGSGPANEGGMQVRTARLDVRAKSEDGRLSGRFLVGADRASGGIEIEYAYADLALPQLWRLRIGQFKPEFLREENVGSTDQLAAERSYTADYFTVDYAEGAALMRDFARSRVAVALHDGSYSAGTDLGGDRTDIALAARGEFALRGDRKRCADFRALPDEGTAVLLGVAADFEQGVDPDVLKASADVAVGGPGYSLFAAVIVQSLDGSHGAAIADQTALVAQGAVSLVPGSWDAFGRWEHLDFDGVYHRNKGAGVSGATATVDDEALDIATLGVNWYRDGQSSRWTLDLVRALDRIPVANTGSGLLAGSAAGQTVVRLQYQFKL